Within the Nicotiana tabacum cultivar K326 chromosome 11, ASM71507v2, whole genome shotgun sequence genome, the region GACATTTAGGTTTGGGCTCTTCTAAACAAGTTCAAGCCCAGGACAATGCTGAAAATAAAAGGCCAGTCTACTTTGAACTTGTAGAATGTGACATCAATTTTATGATGTTAAAGATTCTAAATATTCTAAGAAAATTGTTCATAATAATGACTTTATGCTGTCTTTGCAGACCCTGTGTAAGAAGGCAATCTGCTCGGTTTAAACCTGAAGCAATGAAACATGATGAAAATGATTTTGAGGTAGACGACAAATGGCACCAATGTTTAATCTAGTTCAGCAATGGTTCAACTTTCTTTTGTATATCATCTAGTGACTTAGAAAGCAATCCTGCATTGTGGTTTGAATCTAAAGAGTTTGGAAGTTCGTCTCCGAGTAGGCCTAAGTTGTTTTCTCTTTCACTTTTGACTGGAGTATTCTTTTTAATCAGGAGATAGTAAAACAAAAAATGTGCTGCAGTTGAATAATGAGGTGCATAgacaaatttttgtgtactagaTAACTGTTATGGATCTAGTGGTAATTTACTCTTTTGCTGTTTGAAGGTGGAACCAATCAAGTGTGAAGAGGCAGGGGATTCTTCTTTGGGAATTGGAGATAACGATAAACCTGCAAATATCAAAAGGAGGCCTCAGTCAAAGTGTGAGTATAATATCCAATTATTCTATAATCTTCGCTGTTAACAAGGGCCTAAACTTCTTGCTTTTGTTTATCATTCTTTCCTTGTGACATGTAGGTTTGGGCTCTTCTAAACAAGTTCAGCCCCAGGATAAGGCTGAAAATAAAAGGTTAGTCTACTTTGATCTTGTAGAATTTGCCGATTTCTGTGATGTTAAAGATTCTAAATAATGTTAAGAGAATTGCTCATAATGACTTTGTGCTATCTTTGCAGACCCTGTTTAAGAAGGCAATCTGCTCGATCTAAACCTGAAGAACCAAAGCACGAtaaagattattttgaggttgaAGACAAATGCCCACCAATGGTTAATCTAGTCCAGCCAAATGGCTCAGCCTCCTTTTCTATGTCGCCTGATGACGTCGAAAGTAATCCTGCATTGAGGTTTGCATCTACAGAGTTTGGAAGATTGTCTCTGAGTAGACCATTAAGAAATGCAGCTAAGAAGATCCAGTCTTACAAGGAAATTCCTTTAAACATAAAAATGCGCAGACCAGTATGAACTACCATCATCTTTGTTCTGACCTATTTACTGTAGGAGCTAGTGCTGAACGGCATCTTTTGTTGGGTTGTCTAGTGTAATTTTTGCTGCACTTTTTCTCCGACTCGAGGTCTTCTCCGATTTTCACTCTCCTGGCAAACATGTACATGCATGTTTCCTGAGTAAATGTTCTTAATCAAGGTCTTGCCTGCTGTAAATTCTGATTAAATGCATCTTTTACTGTGATTGATTACTGGAAATTAGTTTGAGCTACTTGCTTCTTCATATGATCATACTGTGACAAAAAATGTCTGTTAAAATCTGTTGATATCATTCAATTTATCCAGCCAATTTCTTGGCTATAATTAAGTTCGTGTTTTGACTTTGCTCTGCCTCGGATCAAGATTTGCTGTAAAAGAAATTTAGGACTTTCGCTAGCAATTTGACCCGTGGTTCTCTTGAGTTATGTCAAAGGTCAATATATGAAGTTGTAGATTCTAAAAAGTCGGCTAACCTCATTGTCTGTTTGTAAGTTGTATCTTGTTGTATGAATGAGCGCACAGGTAACAAAGGAAACTACAAAATTAACTCACATGCAGCAGCAGCAGCTGCTCATATATGTCATCGTGATCCATTATCTTCTCGTAAAGTACCCAAAACCGTGTTTCATGTTGATGCCTTGTTAACTTTAAGTGGTTTCGCAGATAGATTAAATACTGCTGCTAGTTAGCTAAAGTTTAGTCGTAGTCGATTTTTGATAGCATTGATGAAATAGAAGAACAATTTTAGAGAATTTTCCTTCTGTATATTCAATCTGATTTTGCTGTACAGGGACTGTGTATAAATACAAAATGAAAAGAATTTGTGCATAACTAACTATCCTATGTGTCCTTATTGTATTGGCTAGTctataacaaacaaaaaataaaatttttagcTGTTGTCTTTCTTCTATTCTCTTCTATTGGACTGGATATTGGGCAGACGGATAAGGAGGCCCAAAAAACTAAAGAGGGCCAATGTTGAGCAGCCCATATCTGGATCCTTAGGCGAACAAAACAAGACATACTGCTGTCATTTACAGACAACCTAAAATGTACCAAACCTTATACTCAAACCAAACCCTTTTCTCTATCAAACACCATAGACGAATCTGAGATGCCTTCATCTCCAACACCCCTCCTCAAGTTGGAAGGGGATGCAAGAACACCCAACTTGCCCAAAAGTCTATGGTGAAGCAGCCCTGTGAGAGACTTGGTGAAGAGATCTGCCAACTGAGAAGAGGATCGAACAAAAGACAGAGAAATTAGACTTGCAAGGAATTGTTGACGAACAAAGTGGCAATCGATCCCCACATGTTTCGTTCTCTCATGAAACACGAGGTTTTTCGCGATGTGGATAGCTGCTTGGCTATCAGAGTGCAAAGGAACAGGGAGAGAAATTGGAACAGCCAGGTCCTTAAAAAGACGCACTAGCCATGTGAGCTCGGCAACTACTCCCCTCATTGAGcgatactcagcttcagcagagCTTAGGGCGATGGAAGTCTGTTTCTTGGACTTCCAGGAGACGGGAGAACCTCCAAGGGAAATGTAAAAACCACTAACAGATTTACGGGATTCAGGACAAGTACCCTAGTCGGAATCACAAAAAGCAAGCAGCTGAAAAGAGGGTGATGAAGACATAAACAACCCAAGACCAGGGTCCTTGAGCAAATATCGAAGGACACGAAGAGCGGCATGCATATGAGGTTGCCGGGATCCTGCATATATTGACTGAGGTGCTGTACCGTAAAGGAGAGATCAGGCCTTGTATGGGTTAAGTAGTTTAACTTACCCAATAAATGACGATACAAGGTTGGATCTGGTAGAGGATCACCAGTGTTGGACAAGAGTCTGATAGTTGGATCAAGTGGGCAGGAAACAGGAGTTTTGTGTAAGACATCAAACTTAGTGAGGAGGTCCAGGGCAAATTTACGCTGGGACAGGatcagaccagcagattctcgcAGTATTTCCATGCCCAAAAAATAATGTAAGGTCCCTAAGTCTTTGATTTTGAACTCTTGGTTTAAAAATATCTTTAAAGCATGTAGTTCTTCAGCATTATTTCATGTGAGTACAATGACATCCACGTAGACTGCAACTATGGATATTGGGGAATCCATCTTCTTAAAAAATAGGGAGTAGTCATTCAATGGGTGTGAATACTCTTTAAAATTTAGAGCTGCCGTTAACTTAGCATACCATTGATGTGAAGCTTGATGTAAACCATAAAGTGATTTCTTCAAATGGCAAACTTGAGTAGGAGAAGATGGTGAAAAACCAATAGGAAACTTCATATAAACCTCTTCATTAAGATCACCATGTAAAAAGGCGTTGTTCACATCTAATTGAAAGATTCCCCAACCCCTCTTCACAGCTATAGCAAGAATGCATCTAATTGTAGTCATTTTCACCACAGGTGAAAATGTTTCAGTAAAATCCACTCCTTCCCTTTGAATATCTCCTCTTACTACTAGACGAGCCTTTAGTCTTTCCACACTACCATCAGAATGTTGTTTCACCTTATACACCCATTTGCAAGGTAGTGCTTTTCTACCAGGGGTAGTTTCACTACTTCCCAGGTTTGATTCTGTTCAAGGGCTTCAATTTCCTTAGCCATGGCTTCCTGCCAACCTGGGTGATGTGCTGCTTGACTATAACTGATAGGTTCTTGAATATTAGACAGGGAATTGAGTAAAGTCTGATTTGAGGTAGAGAGCCCAGAGAAAGGAAAACTAGGAGGTGTAATAGGGGAGAGAAAACAGGCAGTGCTAACATCTGTAAGTTGAATAGCATTACAAATGTTATCTTTGAGAAAACTAGAGGGTTATGAGGTCTAGATGACTTTCTAATCAAATTGTTTATCATAGGTTCAGATGTAGAAGGTGAGGCAGTGGGAACATGAGAATGCTGAAGTTGGGAAGGTGTGAGTGAGGGAGCAGTAATATGAGATAAAAGAATGGGAGAAGGAGATGTAGGGTGAGAGATGTAGGTAGGAGAAAGGGGGTTGCATTATCATTAGCTGGTGATTTTCTGGGATTGAGTCAAGAACACCACTGGTGGAATTAGGTAAAGGTGAGAGAGGCAGGAAAGAATCTGGAGAATGTTGAGGTAGTTTAGAAGAGAAGGGATAAACTTCCTCATGAAAAACAACATCTCTAGAGATAAAAGGCTTCAAAGTTTTGAGGTTCAGGAATTTGTAACCTCTTTTACCTTGTGGATACCCAGAAATACACATGGTATGGCCCTAGGTTGAAACTTTGTTCTATGGATGGAAGGAGTAGAGACAAAACACAGACATCCAAAACATTTTAACTTTGTGTAATCTGGTCTAGAATGAAAAAGAACCTCATAAGGTGTTTTAAAATGAAGAACTCTTGAGGGAAACCTATTAATGAGATAAGTTGTTGTTAAAAGACATTCACCTTAGTAAGAAATAGGTAAATTGGACTGAAAGAGTAGAGCTCTAGAAGTCTCCAACAAATGCTTGTGTTTTCTCTCCACAACTCCATTTTATTGTGGAGAGGCAATACAAGCAGTCTGATGTATAATTCCTTGGGAAAGAAAAAAATCTGACTGGGCAGTCCCACTTCCTAACTCAAAGGCATTATCTAATCTAATGGCCTTAACCTTTGTATGAAACTGCCTTTCTACGCCAAGAATGATTTTAAGATTGAAAAGACATTTGATTTGTTGCTCAATAAGTAGGTCCATGTACCTCTACTATAGTCATCCACAATAGTTAGGAAATATTTAAAGCCATCATAAGTAGGTTTATTATAAGGGCCCCATGTATCAATatgaattaattcaaaaatgtGCTTTGTGTTAATGCTGCTTGTGGAAAATGGGAGTCTTGATTGTCTTGCCATAGGACAAACAACACAAGGAGTATAAGACTTGGATGAAACAAAAATAGGAATATCATAAATGTTTTCTCATATTACTAAAAAGCATATGGCCTAATCTATAGTACCATAGCTTATCTTTAACATTGAAAATAGAACTAAAATAGGAatgtaaaatagatacatattgTCCTAGATTAAGCTTCCGGCTAGAAAGAAAACTATTGCTAGACTTGGATAAAATTCTGGGAATGGCTGTTGTTGGCCTTGATTGAAGGATGTAGAGTCATGCCTTCTCCTTACCAATCTCCAGAGGGTTCTTCAGTGAAGGGCCTTACagaaaacatgaagaaaaaataaaatagagtgGATATTTTAACTGTTTACATAACTTGTGAACAAATaaaagattatatttgaaagatagaaTATAGAGAACATTTTGAAGTATTAGATTAGAAAACATAATGATTGAACCATAGTTAGTTGCCAGAACCTTTTGAGAATTTGGCAAGTTAACAATTCTAGGCTTGATTAAAGGTTTAAGGACATAGAAAAATTTTCTGTTGTAGGTCATATGTTCTGAGGTTCCACTGTCTTATATCCAAGACTGACTACTGATTTTAATGAAACAAGCAGGAGAATTAAAGAAGGAAGGTATACTAGCACAATTAGCATTTGCAAAAGCATCAGAAGAAGTTCTTGCCACCTGTTGTCCAAGCTTAACTTGTTGAAGGAGCTGGAGTAGCTGAGCTACATTTTCTTAGGAGAGTGATTTTGTCTCTAAAACACTAATTACCTGTTCACTTTCATCAACTGCATTAAGAGAATTGTTCGCTTGTATTGGACCTTGGAACTTCTTCTGTCTTGTAAACTTAAAATCTGTTGGAAAATCATGGATCCTATAACACTTGTCTATGGTATGTCCTGGCTTCTTACAGTAGGCACAAATGGTTGAAACCTTTTTAGAATCAAGCATACCTTTTTGACCTCTGTGTTCATTGTGTATCTTCCCCCTTCCTCACTGATTAGCAGCAATGAAAGAAGTAGATTCTCCTGGATAAGTAGGGGTTGCATGAATCTCCCTCTGCTTTTCATCTTGGATCACTAAGGAGTATGCCTGTCCAATGGTGTGCAGAGGAGAAGATAACAGTATGTTACTTCTTACTCCTATGAAGCACTCATTTAACCCCATAAGAGACTGCAACAACCTTTCATCTTGATGAGCTTTATGGTTCTTTATTTTAGCTCTACAATCATAGTCACAGATACAAGCTGAAAAAGTGTTAAGAGCATCAAGCTCATCCCACAAGCTCTTCATCTTAGTAAAATAAGTTGTAACACTAGAATTTCCCTGCACCACAACACGTAGCTCCTTTTGCAGCTGAAGAGTTTAGCACTATTTGTCTGACCAAATCTATCTTTCAGGTCAGCCCAAAGGTCTTTAGCACTTTGTGAATACAACACACTTTCTGCTATTTCTTTGGAGAGTGAGTTGAGAAGCCAAGAAAGGACCATATCATTGCAACGTGCCCAAGCTCTTTGAAGACCTGAATCAGCAGCAGGAACAACTAGGGTTCCATCAATGAACCCTAGCTTATTCTTAGCAGATAATGCTATCACTATTGCTCTTCTCCATCCTCCATAACCTCTGCCATCAAATGTAGAAGAAACGAGGCTCATACCAGGATAATCTGAAGGATGGAGGTAATAATGATGTGCTGAATCAACAACACCAGAAATAGTAGATCCTGTAGCTACAGAAACTCCAGTAGCAGGAGTAGATGAATTCAACAAATCGCTGGGCTGACTTTCAGTTGCCATGATGTAGTGTGAATCTATAGCAGATcaaacctgctctgataccatgatgaaATAGAAGAACAATTTTAGagaatttttcttttctgtatatTCAATCTGATTTTGCTGTACAAGGACTGTGTATAAATACAAAATGAAAAGAATCTGTGCATAACTAACTATCTTATGTGTCCTTATTGTATTGGCTAGTCTATAACAAACAAAGAATAAAATTTTCAGCTGTTGTCTTTCTTCTATTCTCTTCTATTGGACTGGATATTGGGCAGACGGATAAGGAGGCCCAAAAGACTAAAGAGGGCCAATGTTGAGCAGCCCATATCTGGATCCTTAGGCGAACAAAACAAGACAAACTGCTGTCATTTACAGACAACCTAAATTGTACCAAACCTTATACTCAAACCAAACCCTTTTCTCTATCAAACGCCATAGACGAATCTGAGATGCCTTCATCTCCAACAAGCATATCTTATTTTTTGGTGGCGAAATGCTTTGAAGAATCTGTAATCAGTTGTTTCCTTTTAGACGCGCCTCTATCTCTGCAATTGCAAAAAAGACGTTCAATCACGAATGACTACTCCACTTTCTCGTTCCCAATATTTGAATCTCTTTGCCGGTCAAGATAAACAAAACAATACGGGTTACTTCACGTGAGGTTCGTCAGATACTAGGTATGCAATGAATAGTACTTACTGTATGTTCCATGTTTCTTGTTGAAATGAATGATGTAAGATGTATGCCGACTCTTTTGATGAGAAGTTAGTTTCCATAAGTTAGTAATAAGGATGATCTAGTGTCCATGTTCTATTTTTCTTAACTGTTAGTTGCTGTATTTTTTTACTGTTAGTTGTTCATATTTTAGTGGAAATAAATCTGGTAGTAGAACAAGTATTTAGCAACCAAAAAGCTAGGTAACATACTTCTAAAAAAGCTCCTGATTTTCATCAACAATTCTGGTGTTTTTTAGGAACACAATCAGACCCTAAGCAGTATATAAAAAAATCTGTGTAGTTGCTTGAAAAACACACAAAGAGAGAGATGTGTTTTGCTATGTAACTCT harbors:
- the LOC107826517 gene encoding uncharacterized protein LOC107826517 isoform X3, which gives rise to MKATLGSAPRKKLADISNIPQEMRLGSQNDKSQHISIGPKEYIDMLKKENIELLKMLADRTKIIELTGAEIQKMRVNLQKMQQQNHQLAQSNSQMLAELNSAKDRLKTLQHELGCTNGVLKAKRLEAEVDPIKCEEAGDSSLGNGDNDKPANIKRRLQSKSLGSSKQVQAQDNAENKRPCVRRQSARFKPEAMKHDENDFEVEPIKCEEAGDSSLGIGDNDKPANIKRRPQSKCLGSSKQVQPQDKAENKRPCLRRQSARSKPEEPKHDKDYFEVEDKCPPMVNLVQPNGSASFSMSPDDVESNPALRFASTEFGRLSLSRPLRNAAKKIQSYKEIPLNIKMRRPV
- the LOC107826517 gene encoding SHUGOSHIN 2 isoform X1, whose product is MKATLGSAPRKKLADISNIPQEMRLGSQNDKSQHISIGPKEYIDMLKKENIELLKMLADRTKIIELTGAEIQKMRVNLQKMQQQNHQLAQSNSQMLAELNSAKDRLKTLQHELGCTNGVLKAKRLEAEEIEKQKMCQQLNDEVDPIKCEEAGDSSLGNGDNDKPANIKRRLQSKSLGSSKQVQAQDNAENKRPCVRRQSARFKPEAMKHDENDFEVEPIKCEEAGDSSLGIGDNDKPANIKRRPQSKCLGSSKQVQPQDKAENKRPCLRRQSARSKPEEPKHDKDYFEVEDKCPPMVNLVQPNGSASFSMSPDDVESNPALRFASTEFGRLSLSRPLRNAAKKIQSYKEIPLNIKMRRPV
- the LOC107826517 gene encoding uncharacterized protein LOC107826517 isoform X2 produces the protein MKATLGSAPRKKLADISNIPQEMRLGSQNDKSQHISIGPKEYIDMLKKENIELLKMLADRTKIIELTGAEIQKMRVNLQKMQQQNHQLAQSNSQMLAELNSAKDRLKTLQHELGCTNGVLKAKRLEAEVSQVDPIKCEEAGDSSLGNGDNDKPANIKRRLQSKSLGSSKQVQAQDNAENKRPCVRRQSARFKPEAMKHDENDFEVEPIKCEEAGDSSLGIGDNDKPANIKRRPQSKCLGSSKQVQPQDKAENKRPCLRRQSARSKPEEPKHDKDYFEVEDKCPPMVNLVQPNGSASFSMSPDDVESNPALRFASTEFGRLSLSRPLRNAAKKIQSYKEIPLNIKMRRPV
- the LOC142166059 gene encoding uncharacterized protein LOC142166059, which gives rise to MATESQPSDLLNSSTPATGVSVATGSTISGVVDSAHHYYLHPSDYPGMSLVSSTFDGRGYGGWRRAIVIALSAKNKLGFIDGTLVVPAADSGLQRAWARCNDMVLSWLLNSLSKEIAESVLYSQSAKDLWADLKDRFGQTNSAKLFSCKRSYVLWCREILVLQLILLR